A portion of the Deinococcus peraridilitoris DSM 19664 genome contains these proteins:
- a CDS encoding polyphosphate kinase 2 family protein, which yields MTWESYRVRPGPVQLQDWPTSDGSALSRPEAEARSAEVLGLLSDLQERLYAEGQQSLLIILQARDAGGKDGTVKHVFSGLNPQGIRVVSFKVPTLQERAHDFLWRIHAQVPAAGEIVVFNRSHYEDVLVPRVHAHTDLATIQERLEFIRAFEQLLHSRGTRILKFYLHISPEEQLKRLKKRLENPQKHWKFDPGDLIERARWNDYTLAYEAAISITSTESAPWYIIPADQKWFRNLTISECILHRLQEMNPRFPTPSFDPLTVAIE from the coding sequence ATGACCTGGGAGTCTTATCGTGTCCGTCCCGGGCCAGTCCAGCTCCAGGACTGGCCAACCTCTGACGGCAGCGCTCTGTCCCGCCCCGAGGCCGAAGCACGAAGCGCCGAGGTATTAGGGTTGCTGTCCGACTTACAAGAGCGACTGTATGCCGAAGGGCAACAGAGTTTGCTGATCATTCTGCAGGCACGGGACGCCGGAGGCAAGGACGGGACTGTCAAGCATGTATTCTCCGGACTGAATCCACAGGGCATCCGGGTTGTGAGTTTTAAAGTACCTACGCTTCAGGAACGGGCCCACGATTTTCTGTGGCGTATTCATGCCCAGGTTCCGGCTGCAGGCGAGATTGTGGTGTTCAACCGCTCGCACTATGAGGACGTCCTCGTGCCGCGTGTACATGCGCACACTGATCTGGCAACCATTCAAGAACGCCTTGAGTTCATCCGAGCTTTCGAGCAGCTACTGCATTCACGCGGAACCCGCATCTTGAAGTTCTATCTGCACATCAGCCCCGAAGAACAGCTGAAGCGACTGAAAAAGAGGCTGGAAAACCCACAGAAGCACTGGAAGTTCGATCCCGGAGACCTAATCGAGCGCGCGCGCTGGAACGATTATACGCTGGCATACGAAGCGGCGATTTCTATCACCAGCACCGAGAGTGCTCCCTGGTATATCATCCCTGCCGACCAAAAATGGTTCCGCAATCTGACTATCTCAGAGTGCATCCTGCACCGCTTGCAGGAAATGAATCCCCGGTTTCCCACACCGTCTTTTGACCCTTTGACTGTTGCGATCGAGTAA
- a CDS encoding endonuclease III domain-containing protein yields the protein MPRADRQKPEQAPARSRQDAQSPMDARQAPGARTFNFSGLDQKALEVHRRLLEAYGERAHEARREPMHELISTILSQRTNWRNEDLAYRRMMERFVSWEGVEQADVTALAEAISPSNFAEVKAPNIQRTLRAIREARGEYNIDFLADLPVEEGLRWLLALPGVGLKTATLVLLFCFRKSVLPVDTHVHRVSQRVGLIGPKVMHEAAHRLLLALLPPEPALLYNFHLNLLTHGQKICTFSRPRCSKCVLREVCDYYHDPTTEKY from the coding sequence ATGCCCCGCGCAGACCGGCAGAAACCCGAGCAGGCTCCCGCGCGCAGTCGGCAAGACGCACAATCGCCGATGGACGCAAGACAGGCGCCGGGCGCCAGGACCTTCAACTTTTCCGGGCTTGACCAGAAAGCGCTGGAGGTGCACCGTCGGCTGCTCGAGGCTTACGGAGAGCGGGCGCATGAAGCGCGCCGCGAACCGATGCACGAGCTGATCTCGACCATCCTGTCGCAGCGCACCAACTGGCGAAACGAGGATCTGGCGTACCGGCGCATGATGGAACGTTTCGTTTCCTGGGAAGGTGTCGAGCAGGCCGACGTGACCGCGTTGGCTGAAGCGATCTCGCCGTCGAACTTCGCCGAGGTCAAGGCGCCCAACATTCAGCGCACCCTGCGCGCAATTCGTGAAGCGCGCGGCGAGTACAACATCGATTTCCTGGCTGATCTACCAGTTGAAGAAGGCTTGCGCTGGCTGCTGGCCTTGCCCGGTGTCGGCCTCAAGACGGCCACGTTGGTCTTGCTGTTCTGCTTTCGCAAATCGGTGCTGCCCGTCGATACCCATGTTCACCGGGTCAGCCAGCGGGTCGGCTTAATCGGTCCGAAGGTGATGCACGAAGCCGCGCACCGTCTGCTGCTGGCCTTGCTGCCCCCCGAGCCGGCGTTGCTCTACAACTTCCACCTGAATCTGCTGACGCACGGCCAGAAGATTTGCACCTTTTCGCGGCCGCGTTGCTCGAAATGCGTTCTGCGCGAAGTTTGCGATTATTACCACGACCCGACGACCGAGAAATACTGA
- the fumC gene encoding class II fumarate hydratase, with protein MTTNSFRTETDTMGALEVASEHLWGAQTQRSIQNFPIGVERFRFTRPIIRALGILKKGAAQANAELGELPQDIADLIARAADEVIAGTLDAHFPLVVFQTGSGTQSNMNANEVISNRAIQLAGGELGSKKPVHPNDHVNRGQSSNDTFPTAMHIAVVEELHGKLFPSVARLRDTLAQKAEQYAEVVKVGRTHLQDATPITLGQEIGGWVAQIDYCVAEVKHALKGLYELAIGGTAVGTGLNAHPRFGDLAAQKFAQETALPFVSAPNKFAALSAHDALVQTSAALRTLAGALMKMANDVRWLASGPRNGIGEITIPENEPGSSIMPGKVNPTQSEAMTMVVVQVYGNDAAVAFAGSQGNFQLNVFKPVMVHNVLESIQLISDACVAFNDNCATGIEPNRERIEENLGKNLMQVTALNRHIGYDKAAAIAKKAHKEGSSLREAALALGYLTDEEFDRFVVPMEMTRPSA; from the coding sequence ATGACGACCAACTCCTTCCGGACCGAAACGGACACCATGGGCGCCCTTGAGGTAGCCAGCGAACATTTGTGGGGCGCGCAGACCCAGCGCTCGATTCAAAACTTTCCCATCGGGGTGGAGCGTTTCCGCTTCACCCGCCCCATCATCCGCGCCCTGGGCATACTCAAGAAAGGTGCGGCGCAGGCGAACGCCGAACTGGGGGAATTGCCCCAGGACATCGCGGATCTGATTGCCCGCGCCGCCGACGAGGTGATCGCCGGCACGCTCGACGCGCACTTTCCGCTCGTGGTGTTTCAGACGGGCAGCGGCACGCAGAGCAACATGAACGCCAACGAGGTCATCAGCAACCGCGCCATTCAGCTCGCGGGCGGGGAACTCGGCAGCAAGAAGCCGGTGCATCCCAACGACCACGTCAACCGTGGGCAGAGCAGCAACGACACTTTCCCGACGGCCATGCACATCGCGGTGGTGGAAGAACTGCACGGCAAACTGTTCCCGAGCGTGGCTAGGCTGCGTGACACCCTTGCCCAGAAAGCCGAGCAGTACGCGGAAGTCGTGAAGGTAGGCCGCACGCACCTGCAGGACGCCACGCCCATCACGCTGGGCCAGGAAATCGGCGGCTGGGTCGCACAGATCGATTACTGCGTGGCCGAAGTGAAACACGCCCTGAAGGGCCTCTACGAACTCGCCATTGGCGGTACGGCCGTCGGGACGGGCCTCAACGCCCACCCGCGCTTTGGCGATCTCGCCGCGCAGAAATTCGCGCAGGAAACCGCTCTGCCGTTCGTGAGCGCTCCCAACAAATTCGCTGCCCTGAGTGCCCACGACGCGCTAGTGCAGACCTCGGCTGCGCTGCGCACCCTGGCCGGGGCCTTGATGAAAATGGCCAACGATGTGCGCTGGCTCGCTTCGGGTCCGCGCAACGGCATCGGCGAGATCACCATTCCCGAAAACGAGCCGGGCAGCAGCATCATGCCCGGCAAGGTGAACCCCACCCAGAGTGAGGCCATGACGATGGTCGTCGTGCAGGTGTACGGCAACGACGCCGCCGTCGCGTTTGCCGGAAGCCAGGGCAACTTTCAGCTGAACGTCTTCAAGCCTGTGATGGTGCACAACGTGCTGGAAAGCATTCAGCTCATCAGTGACGCCTGCGTGGCCTTCAACGACAACTGCGCCACGGGCATCGAGCCCAACCGAGAGCGCATCGAGGAAAACCTCGGCAAGAACCTGATGCAGGTGACGGCCCTTAACCGTCATATCGGCTACGACAAGGCTGCCGCTATCGCCAAAAAGGCCCATAAGGAAGGCAGCAGCCTCAGGGAAGCAGCGCTCGCGCTGGGCTACCTCACCGACGAGGAGTTCGATCGCTTCGTGGTGCCGATGGAGATGACGCGGCCCAGCGCCTGA
- a CDS encoding winged helix-turn-helix domain-containing protein codes for MISQDKANRHVAQVVDRSHTWVNDLVRAYNEGGPNAVPTHKRAGEARGGKKAVLDVSGVLELGQALDTEAPPGGGLWTGAKVAAWIAAKTGHRPDQATGWRYLQKLGYSQQTSRPAHPQAASKEEQAAFQKKSSH; via the coding sequence TTGATCTCGCAAGACAAGGCCAATCGCCACGTCGCGCAAGTCGTCGACCGTTCGCATACTTGGGTCAACGACCTGGTGCGTGCCTACAACGAAGGCGGACCCAACGCCGTACCCACCCACAAGCGTGCAGGCGAAGCACGCGGCGGCAAGAAAGCGGTCTTGGACGTCAGCGGCGTCTTGGAACTCGGGCAAGCGCTCGACACCGAGGCACCGCCAGGCGGGGGACTGTGGACGGGCGCAAAGGTCGCGGCTTGGATTGCAGCGAAGACGGGCCATCGTCCTGACCAAGCGACCGGCTGGCGATACTTGCAAAAGCTCGGTTACAGCCAGCAAACGTCGCGTCCCGCGCATCCCCAGGCGGCCAGCAAGGAAGAGCAAGCGGCGTTCCAAAAAAAATCCTCGCACTGA
- the rpmB gene encoding 50S ribosomal protein L28: MAKKCFVTGKSGMVVNSVIRRGKAKAQGGVGRKVTGVTKHRQKANLQKKTVIVDGEVKRVWLSTKALRRLPENIQVI, from the coding sequence ATGGCGAAGAAGTGCTTTGTAACAGGAAAGAGTGGGATGGTCGTCAACAGCGTCATCCGTCGTGGTAAGGCCAAGGCGCAGGGCGGCGTGGGGCGCAAGGTGACCGGCGTCACCAAACACCGTCAGAAGGCCAACTTGCAAAAGAAGACCGTCATCGTCGACGGTGAAGTCAAGCGCGTTTGGCTCTCGACCAAGGCGTTGCGCCGCCTGCCGGAAAACATTCAGGTCATCTGA
- a CDS encoding NUDIX hydrolase — translation MSANSYYQPIIGTLGYVLSPDGARVLLVHRNARAQDEHLGKYNGLGGKLDPLESVTEGMRREIAEEAGLTVDLMRLRGTISWPGFGKNGEDWLGFIFLIEAFSGTPPGANEEGTLSWEPVGRLLAGELPVWEGDRFFLPLVFDDDPRPFHGVMPYRGGRPVAWRFERL, via the coding sequence ATGAGCGCAAATTCGTATTACCAGCCCATCATCGGTACCCTTGGTTATGTCCTTTCCCCTGACGGCGCGCGGGTGCTGCTGGTGCACCGCAACGCCCGCGCGCAAGACGAGCACCTCGGCAAGTACAACGGTCTGGGCGGAAAACTCGATCCCCTGGAAAGCGTGACGGAGGGTATGCGGCGCGAAATCGCCGAGGAAGCCGGCCTGACAGTTGACCTGATGCGCCTGCGCGGCACGATCAGCTGGCCGGGCTTTGGCAAGAATGGCGAGGACTGGCTGGGTTTCATCTTTCTGATCGAGGCGTTTAGCGGCACGCCACCCGGGGCCAACGAGGAGGGCACCCTGTCCTGGGAGCCTGTTGGGCGGCTGCTGGCGGGGGAGCTGCCCGTGTGGGAAGGTGACCGCTTTTTTCTGCCGCTGGTGTTCGACGATGACCCCCGGCCTTTTCACGGCGTGATGCCTTACAGGGGGGGGCGGCCTGTCGCGTGGCGCTTCGAGCGTTTGTGA
- a CDS encoding sensor histidine kinase — MSDFSSSATGPDEQSLRALQIDALYACSSEIEGLDRQRAAQLSAEALTLARELQDGPRVARGLLQLATLEWRLSCYDEALEHAAEALACFRALGDRHGEAWSLRLLGNIHGVQSQYAPAAELLRAAAGLSREVGNTECLASCLNNLGIIANELGDYASALESLFEALRLYEEGDPNIPSSLNNVATLYQLMGQYEQALDFHRQALSLADIVPPHPLTAALLHNLAETQRRSGQNEQAMAVLQRALGLARQIGDRQTEMLALDSLGQLYQAAAALDQARSCFEQGLELAAQVRHPLGEVRLLMHHATLLPDPAAREHLMRALAIAREVNLKAEARAVHDLLVGLLKRAGEFQQALAHHEQARTVERELFNEAQDKRIQALRIQYELAQARAVNVSQQSLNEQLRRANEELDAFSYSISHDLRAPIRHIGSFAGMLRQSLEQGKTEQASRFLGIIEQSAVRMNALVDALLLLARQGRSPLNPAFVDLSELVHEVLHDLEPEMQGRQVRWNIGELPVVRGDVALLRQVFYNLLSNALKYSQPRAEAIIEVRAERREQEWLLEVQDNGVGFDPRFAAKLFGVFQRLHRAEDFEGTGVGLANVQRIVHRHGGTVWASAKEGEGATFSFTLPA, encoded by the coding sequence ATGTCCGACTTTTCCTCCAGCGCCACCGGGCCTGACGAACAATCACTCCGCGCGCTCCAGATCGACGCTTTGTATGCGTGCTCCAGTGAAATCGAAGGACTGGACCGGCAGCGGGCCGCTCAGCTGAGCGCAGAAGCGCTGACGCTGGCACGGGAGCTGCAAGATGGGCCGCGCGTGGCGCGTGGCCTGCTGCAGCTCGCCACGCTTGAGTGGCGTCTGTCGTGCTATGACGAGGCGCTGGAACACGCCGCTGAGGCGCTGGCGTGTTTCCGGGCATTGGGCGACCGTCACGGCGAGGCCTGGAGCCTGCGCCTGCTGGGCAATATTCACGGGGTGCAGAGTCAGTACGCGCCGGCAGCCGAACTGCTGCGGGCCGCCGCAGGGCTGAGCCGGGAAGTGGGAAACACCGAGTGCCTGGCGTCGTGCCTGAACAACCTGGGCATCATCGCCAACGAACTCGGTGATTACGCCTCGGCCCTGGAGTCGCTGTTCGAAGCGCTGAGGCTGTATGAGGAGGGCGACCCCAACATTCCTTCCAGCCTGAACAACGTGGCCACGCTCTATCAGTTGATGGGGCAGTACGAACAAGCCCTCGATTTTCACCGGCAGGCGCTGTCACTGGCGGATATCGTCCCACCGCATCCTTTGACGGCCGCCTTGCTGCACAACCTGGCCGAAACCCAGCGGCGCAGCGGACAAAACGAGCAGGCTATGGCGGTACTGCAGCGCGCACTGGGTCTGGCACGGCAGATCGGGGACCGGCAGACGGAAATGCTGGCCCTCGACAGCCTTGGCCAGCTCTATCAGGCTGCCGCAGCGCTCGATCAGGCCAGGAGTTGTTTCGAACAGGGCCTCGAACTGGCCGCGCAAGTCCGGCACCCGCTGGGCGAGGTGCGGCTGCTGATGCACCACGCGACCCTGCTGCCCGATCCGGCGGCTCGGGAACACCTGATGCGCGCGCTGGCCATCGCGCGGGAAGTGAACCTGAAAGCCGAGGCGCGTGCAGTGCACGACCTGCTCGTTGGCCTGTTGAAGCGGGCGGGTGAGTTTCAACAAGCCCTCGCGCACCATGAGCAGGCACGCACGGTTGAGCGTGAACTCTTCAACGAGGCGCAGGACAAACGCATTCAGGCTTTGCGCATTCAGTACGAGCTTGCCCAGGCCCGGGCCGTCAATGTCTCCCAGCAGAGCCTCAACGAGCAGCTGCGGCGCGCGAACGAGGAACTCGACGCCTTCAGCTACAGCATTTCGCACGATCTGCGTGCTCCCATCCGGCACATCGGGAGCTTCGCGGGAATGCTGCGTCAGAGTCTGGAGCAGGGAAAAACCGAGCAGGCAAGCCGCTTTCTCGGCATCATCGAGCAGTCTGCCGTGCGCATGAACGCGCTGGTTGACGCCTTGCTGCTGCTGGCCCGGCAGGGCCGCTCTCCGCTGAATCCCGCTTTTGTGGACCTGAGCGAGCTGGTCCATGAGGTGCTGCATGACCTCGAGCCCGAAATGCAGGGACGGCAGGTGCGCTGGAACATTGGCGAATTGCCGGTCGTGCGGGGTGATGTGGCGTTGCTGCGTCAGGTGTTCTATAACCTGCTGTCCAACGCCCTGAAATATTCGCAACCGCGCGCGGAGGCCATCATCGAGGTGCGTGCCGAGCGGCGGGAACAGGAGTGGCTGCTCGAAGTGCAGGACAACGGGGTGGGCTTCGATCCACGTTTTGCCGCCAAGCTGTTCGGGGTGTTTCAGCGCCTGCACCGCGCCGAAGACTTCGAAGGAACCGGGGTGGGCCTCGCCAACGTGCAGCGCATCGTTCATCGGCACGGCGGAACCGTGTGGGCCAGCGCGAAAGAGGGCGAGGGCGCCACTTTCAGCTTTACCCTGCCAGCCTGA
- a CDS encoding IS630 family transposase — MRLCFQDEARFGLKPTSRRLWAKKGQRPTAPSTVKYQWTYLYAVVEPALGRVFWFVLPKVDTCVMSVFLRAYAASLPEKVIALLVLDGAGWHSTRKLKVPDNIVLAVLPPYSPELNPAERLWTLVREATHHQTFTDLDALEQRLCTRCVELDAQPQVISSATAYLGYYPESS, encoded by the coding sequence GTGCGGTTGTGCTTTCAGGACGAGGCGCGGTTCGGTCTCAAGCCCACGTCTCGCCGTCTGTGGGCCAAGAAAGGTCAGCGACCGACGGCGCCCAGTACCGTCAAGTACCAGTGGACGTACCTGTACGCAGTCGTCGAGCCTGCGCTGGGTCGGGTGTTCTGGTTCGTATTGCCGAAGGTTGACACGTGCGTCATGAGCGTCTTCTTGCGCGCCTATGCGGCTTCACTACCCGAGAAGGTCATCGCCCTGCTCGTGCTTGACGGTGCAGGCTGGCATTCGACCAGGAAACTCAAGGTGCCCGACAACATCGTGTTGGCCGTCTTGCCACCCTACTCGCCCGAACTCAACCCAGCTGAACGCTTGTGGACCTTGGTGCGTGAGGCGACGCACCACCAGACCTTCACTGATCTCGACGCCCTCGAACAGCGGCTGTGCACTCGCTGCGTGGAACTCGATGCACAGCCACAGGTCATTTCATCCGCAACGGCCTACTTGGGCTACTACCCTGAAAGTTCATGA
- a CDS encoding alpha/beta hydrolase family protein — translation MPAQLLLQTDHEHEVAGGRRVSVTFGATRTEIPGVLLLPASGTPTAGVLLLHGYSSHKEAMSETVGQALLRRQIASLAIDLPLHGARADPLRLYSLRQPQEVMGVWRQALRDATLGLRLLQEQPDIRAPHLAVMGYSLGSFLALMLAARESQVSSVVLAAGGDLPLGTPLTPIARMVADPLRAVRRLAGRPLLMVSGRHDRTVRPEQAERLYAAAREPKELRWYDVGHILPPVAVEEAAAWLRRQLPERVEE, via the coding sequence ATGCCAGCGCAGCTACTGCTTCAGACGGACCACGAACACGAGGTCGCCGGCGGGCGGCGGGTCAGCGTGACCTTTGGTGCGACCCGGACGGAGATTCCAGGTGTACTGCTCCTTCCGGCGTCCGGCACGCCCACTGCGGGTGTTCTGCTGCTGCATGGCTACTCGTCACACAAGGAAGCCATGAGTGAAACAGTCGGGCAGGCCCTGTTGCGCCGGCAGATCGCTTCGCTGGCCATCGATTTGCCCCTGCACGGCGCGCGCGCGGATCCATTGCGGCTGTATTCATTGCGTCAGCCGCAGGAAGTCATGGGTGTCTGGCGTCAGGCCCTGCGTGACGCGACGCTCGGCTTGCGGCTGCTGCAGGAGCAACCCGACATCCGGGCGCCGCATCTGGCCGTGATGGGGTACTCGCTGGGCTCTTTTCTGGCCCTGATGCTGGCCGCACGGGAATCCCAGGTCAGTTCGGTTGTTCTGGCCGCAGGCGGCGATCTGCCGCTCGGCACGCCACTGACCCCCATCGCTCGAATGGTGGCCGATCCGCTGCGCGCCGTGCGGCGCCTTGCCGGGCGGCCGCTGCTGATGGTGAGCGGTCGCCATGACCGTACTGTTCGGCCCGAACAGGCCGAGCGTCTGTACGCTGCAGCACGCGAACCCAAAGAACTTCGCTGGTACGACGTAGGGCACATCCTACCGCCGGTTGCGGTCGAAGAGGCTGCCGCCTGGCTCAGACGTCAGCTTCCCGAGCGAGTAGAAGAGTGA
- a CDS encoding rhomboid family intramembrane serine protease: MFPLYDDNRSGRVPWVTRTLIVLNILIFGYEFTLSEGELNRFIVQFGFIPASLGENLAQAGFSTLTSQFLHGGVMHLLGNVWFLWIFGDNIEDRYGHLPFLGLYLLWGVAAALSQAFFGEDPTVPMIGASGAISGVLGAYLVTYPRARIRTFVPIFIIFLLPWVRALIFLPYWLIIQIFSSQSGDSGVAFLAHIGGFVAGAVVALLPWSPAKRLL; this comes from the coding sequence GTGTTTCCCCTTTACGACGACAACCGCTCCGGGCGCGTTCCCTGGGTCACCCGGACGCTGATCGTGCTGAACATCCTGATCTTCGGTTATGAATTCACGCTCAGTGAAGGCGAACTCAACCGCTTCATCGTGCAGTTCGGATTCATTCCGGCCTCGCTCGGGGAGAATCTCGCACAGGCGGGCTTCAGCACCCTGACCAGCCAGTTTCTGCACGGCGGCGTCATGCACCTGCTGGGCAACGTCTGGTTTCTGTGGATTTTCGGCGATAACATCGAGGACCGTTACGGTCACCTTCCTTTTCTCGGTTTGTATCTGCTCTGGGGAGTGGCGGCCGCGCTGTCGCAGGCTTTTTTCGGCGAAGATCCCACGGTACCGATGATCGGTGCCTCGGGCGCCATCAGCGGGGTGCTGGGCGCCTACCTCGTGACCTATCCCAGGGCTCGCATTCGCACCTTCGTGCCGATCTTCATCATTTTTCTGCTGCCCTGGGTCCGGGCGCTGATTTTTCTGCCGTACTGGCTGATCATCCAGATCTTCAGCTCGCAAAGCGGTGATTCGGGGGTCGCTTTCCTGGCACATATCGGTGGATTTGTGGCCGGAGCAGTGGTCGCGTTGCTGCCCTGGTCGCCGGCGAAGCGGCTTCTGTAG
- a CDS encoding GlsB/YeaQ/YmgE family stress response membrane protein produces MSWIVAILVGAFCGWIASIVMRTNAQQGALANIVIGIVGAILARLIFGDLLGIGSAGATNAAAGFSFWNVIWGIVGSIVLIAILKALRVLR; encoded by the coding sequence TTGTCCTGGATTGTGGCAATTTTGGTCGGCGCTTTTTGTGGCTGGATCGCCAGCATCGTCATGCGCACCAATGCTCAACAAGGCGCGCTTGCCAATATCGTGATCGGCATTGTGGGTGCCATTCTGGCGCGTCTGATTTTTGGCGACCTGCTGGGAATCGGTTCGGCAGGCGCGACGAACGCGGCGGCAGGATTCAGCTTCTGGAACGTGATCTGGGGCATCGTGGGTTCGATTGTCCTGATCGCCATCCTGAAAGCCCTGCGCGTTCTTCGCTGA
- a CDS encoding helix-turn-helix domain-containing protein: protein MAILVDETGALIARRVRLEREARRWSQADLAERAAVSKATVSKIERQEMSPTAVVLVKLAGAFDLTLAGLLLRAEGQGERLTRSAGQPLWRDPATGYLRRQVFMRPDHPVEIAQIELPAGQQVVLPASSYAHIRQVIWVQAGELVIREGHQCARLRVGDCLAFGAPSEVSLTNESAAACTYLVVLARG, encoded by the coding sequence ATGGCTATTTTAGTGGACGAGACAGGAGCGTTGATCGCGCGGCGTGTGCGCCTCGAGCGCGAGGCACGTCGCTGGTCGCAGGCAGACCTGGCAGAACGTGCCGCAGTCTCCAAGGCGACGGTCAGCAAGATCGAACGACAGGAAATGAGCCCCACGGCGGTCGTGCTGGTGAAACTGGCCGGAGCGTTCGACCTGACCCTCGCCGGCCTGTTGTTGAGGGCCGAAGGACAAGGCGAACGACTCACGCGCAGCGCCGGGCAGCCTCTGTGGCGCGATCCTGCCACGGGTTACCTGCGTCGGCAGGTCTTCATGCGTCCCGATCATCCAGTGGAGATCGCCCAAATTGAACTGCCCGCCGGACAGCAGGTGGTTCTTCCCGCTTCGTCCTACGCGCACATTCGTCAGGTCATCTGGGTGCAGGCGGGTGAACTGGTCATCCGAGAAGGCCACCAGTGCGCACGGTTGAGAGTTGGCGACTGCCTGGCGTTTGGTGCGCCCTCGGAAGTGTCCCTGACCAACGAAAGCGCTGCTGCCTGCACGTATCTTGTCGTTCTCGCGCGAGGGTAA
- the lspA gene encoding signal peptidase II, with translation MTNRDLHASARPEAASRLWVPLTLFAVLLLADQWLKWWSEANLQFGQPVDVLIPGLLGLTLTYNTGAAWSLLSGAALPLALGRLLVGLGILVYLVRRPQPPVLAVSLGMIAAGAVGNAIDGLRAGKVTDMLSSPALDAVTRTIHGQPFPIFNIADSAVVVGVLLLLISSVLPGQAGGVKN, from the coding sequence GTGACCAACCGCGACCTTCACGCCTCGGCGCGACCTGAAGCCGCTTCGCGCCTCTGGGTGCCGCTGACGTTGTTTGCCGTTCTTCTGCTGGCCGATCAATGGCTGAAATGGTGGTCCGAGGCAAATTTACAGTTCGGACAGCCAGTCGATGTGCTCATTCCCGGTCTGCTGGGCCTGACCCTGACCTACAACACGGGAGCCGCCTGGAGCCTGCTTTCGGGTGCGGCGCTGCCACTCGCCCTGGGACGCCTGCTGGTCGGCCTGGGTATCCTGGTATACCTGGTCCGTCGGCCTCAACCGCCCGTGCTGGCTGTTTCCCTGGGCATGATCGCTGCGGGCGCCGTCGGCAATGCCATCGATGGACTCCGGGCGGGCAAGGTCACCGACATGCTGTCCTCTCCTGCCCTGGACGCCGTGACACGCACCATTCACGGTCAGCCTTTTCCGATCTTCAATATTGCCGACAGTGCGGTGGTGGTCGGGGTGCTGCTATTACTGATCAGCAGCGTCCTGCCTGGGCAAGCAGGAGGGGTGAAGAACTGA
- a CDS encoding S-ribosylhomocysteine lyase produces MANVESFDLDHTKVYAPYVRLAGAKRTPRGDAISKYDLRLLQPNQGAISPSALHTLEHLLAGYLRDHLEDVIDVSPMGCRTGMYMSVLGEADEEGVLVAFRAALQDVAEHDRPIPGVSELECGNYRDHDLAQARIHAREALEAGLKIQPTLLIER; encoded by the coding sequence ATGGCCAATGTCGAATCCTTTGACCTCGATCACACCAAGGTCTACGCTCCTTACGTCCGGCTGGCCGGTGCCAAACGGACGCCGCGCGGCGACGCGATCAGCAAATACGATCTGCGTTTGTTGCAACCCAATCAGGGCGCGATCAGTCCGTCTGCACTGCACACCCTCGAGCACCTGCTGGCCGGTTACCTGCGTGACCATCTCGAAGATGTCATCGATGTTTCTCCCATGGGTTGCCGCACGGGCATGTATATGTCAGTACTCGGTGAAGCAGACGAGGAAGGCGTGCTCGTGGCTTTCCGGGCTGCGTTGCAGGACGTGGCGGAACACGACCGTCCCATTCCTGGTGTAAGTGAACTCGAGTGCGGCAACTACCGTGACCATGATCTGGCGCAGGCCCGCATTCACGCGCGGGAGGCGCTGGAGGCGGGCCTGAAAATTCAGCCGACGCTTTTGATCGAGCGATAG
- a CDS encoding GNAT family N-acetyltransferase, protein MSSTKITSLSASPEIREMLIEMLIEVVAAGGSVSFMHPLDREEAGAFWENALAAAARNERIILGAWDGDRLVGTVTLLLDCPPNQPHRAEIAKMMTRLSHRGRGVATALLKAAESVAVQYGRTLLVLDTASDGGASRLYERLGFSLTGEIPDYALKPHGGLTGTLIYWKRIAL, encoded by the coding sequence ATGTCCAGTACAAAAATCACTTCCCTGAGTGCCTCCCCGGAAATCCGCGAAATGCTCATCGAAATGCTGATTGAGGTGGTCGCCGCCGGTGGATCGGTGAGCTTCATGCACCCACTCGACCGCGAAGAGGCCGGAGCGTTCTGGGAAAACGCCCTGGCTGCGGCTGCGCGCAACGAACGAATCATCCTAGGGGCCTGGGACGGCGATCGATTGGTGGGCACCGTAACGCTGCTGCTCGACTGCCCGCCCAACCAGCCGCACCGGGCCGAAATCGCCAAGATGATGACCCGCCTGAGCCACCGGGGACGCGGGGTGGCCACCGCGCTCCTGAAGGCCGCCGAAAGCGTCGCGGTGCAGTATGGGCGCACTTTGCTGGTACTTGATACCGCGAGCGACGGTGGAGCTTCGCGGCTGTACGAGCGGCTGGGCTTCAGCCTGACCGGAGAGATCCCGGACTATGCACTCAAGCCACATGGCGGGCTGACCGGAACGCTGATCTATTGGAAACGGATCGCACTCTGA